A section of the Paenibacillus odorifer genome encodes:
- a CDS encoding winged helix-turn-helix transcriptional regulator, whose protein sequence is MEHSKEEPTRFMPMLEDCSITRQILDRVGDKWSVLIIVNLGAEALRFKELQRRSGGISQRMLTQTLRHLERDGLVWRKATPTVPLTVEYGLTSIGESLLGPLTSLVDWVNKNNGKIAKARIDYDHQHDTQE, encoded by the coding sequence TTGGAACATTCAAAGGAAGAACCCACCCGGTTCATGCCGATGCTGGAGGATTGCTCCATTACCCGCCAGATTCTGGACAGGGTCGGAGATAAATGGAGTGTACTGATCATAGTCAATTTAGGTGCTGAAGCTTTGCGGTTCAAAGAGTTGCAAAGGCGCTCTGGAGGGATATCACAACGGATGCTGACCCAGACCCTGCGCCATTTGGAACGGGATGGATTAGTTTGGCGTAAAGCGACGCCTACAGTCCCATTGACTGTGGAATACGGTCTGACGAGCATAGGAGAATCATTGTTGGGACCTTTAACCTCGCTTGTGGACTGGGTCAACAAAAACAATGGGAAGATCGCCAAAGCGCGTATAGATTATGACCACCAGCACGACACACAGGAGTAA
- a CDS encoding TRM11 family SAM-dependent methyltransferase, with translation MHKESGTNTFIYTYTCSEDELSLCQMELRCLFGEQVPTVLFKSEVEVDVSRSPFIKERIDVMYEGDSLPEIYDQTEQVELGGKTFKVIFVKTNDLGPSDKIEYDERRVIEREIGLRIEGEADVNHPELVYGIVTLGGRWYFGSYHKNKATWFRQMKKPRSYSIALSTRVARAAVNMAIPNPEGIRAIDPCCGIGTVMVEALSMGIDMVGRDINPMIAIGARTNIAHFGFTSEVTLGDIADITDHYDVAIVDMPYNLYSSITPEEQFAILVNARRIADRVVIVAIEPMNEMITEAGFTIIDRCEAKKGAFSRHLMLCQ, from the coding sequence TTGCATAAGGAAAGTGGAACAAACACATTTATTTATACTTACACCTGTTCAGAGGACGAGTTATCGCTGTGTCAGATGGAGCTGCGATGTCTTTTTGGTGAGCAGGTGCCGACTGTTCTTTTTAAGAGTGAGGTTGAGGTGGATGTCAGCCGCAGTCCCTTCATTAAAGAGCGGATAGATGTAATGTATGAAGGGGACAGTCTGCCTGAGATTTATGATCAAACGGAGCAGGTGGAGCTTGGCGGCAAGACGTTTAAGGTTATTTTTGTGAAGACCAACGATCTGGGCCCTTCAGACAAAATAGAGTATGATGAGCGCAGAGTGATCGAGCGGGAAATTGGGTTGCGGATTGAAGGAGAAGCGGATGTTAACCATCCGGAGCTGGTATACGGCATTGTTACGCTGGGTGGACGCTGGTACTTCGGATCTTATCATAAAAACAAGGCAACTTGGTTCCGCCAAATGAAGAAGCCACGCAGCTATTCTATCGCGCTTAGTACACGTGTTGCCCGTGCCGCGGTTAATATGGCTATTCCGAATCCTGAAGGTATACGTGCTATAGATCCTTGCTGCGGTATTGGAACTGTAATGGTAGAAGCCTTGTCAATGGGAATCGATATGGTTGGACGTGATATTAACCCTATGATTGCTATCGGTGCGAGAACAAATATTGCCCATTTTGGATTCACCAGTGAGGTTACGCTCGGGGATATTGCGGATATCACTGATCATTACGATGTAGCCATTGTAGATATGCCATATAATCTATATTCTAGTATTACACCTGAGGAGCAGTTCGCGATTCTAGTGAATGCGCGCCGGATTGCAGATCGGGTGGTTATCGTTGCGATTGAACCGATGAACGAGATGATCACTGAAGCTGGATTTACAATCATAGACCGTTGTGAAGCTAAAAAAGGAGCCTTCTCGCGTCATTTAATGCTTTGCCAGTAA
- a CDS encoding NUDIX hydrolase, translating into MEQKWLTWAKEIQAIAQTGLTYAKDVYDIERYQALRELSVDILANYTFESKERIRLSFAGEGGYATPKVDVRGVVFREDKILLVREKLDGNWALPGGWGDIGLSPSEVVVKEIKEESGFEAEAVRLLAVLDKKFHSHPPEPYHVYKFFILCRIVGGEAMEGVETSEVSFFAEDKLPELSAERNTEAQIRTMFEYLRNPEKVVILD; encoded by the coding sequence ATGGAGCAGAAATGGTTAACGTGGGCCAAAGAAATTCAGGCCATCGCACAGACTGGATTAACTTATGCTAAGGATGTTTATGATATAGAACGGTATCAAGCTTTGCGTGAGCTCAGTGTAGATATCCTCGCTAATTATACCTTCGAAAGCAAGGAGAGAATTAGACTCTCCTTTGCGGGTGAAGGGGGTTATGCTACCCCAAAAGTTGATGTCCGTGGTGTTGTATTCCGGGAGGATAAAATTCTACTTGTTCGCGAGAAGTTGGACGGGAATTGGGCGCTTCCTGGTGGCTGGGGGGACATTGGACTGTCGCCGAGCGAAGTTGTTGTGAAAGAAATCAAAGAGGAATCGGGTTTTGAGGCAGAAGCAGTTCGCTTACTGGCTGTACTGGATAAGAAATTTCATAGCCATCCGCCGGAGCCTTATCACGTGTACAAGTTCTTTATTTTATGCCGCATCGTGGGCGGAGAGGCAATGGAAGGGGTAGAGACAAGCGAAGTTTCGTTTTTTGCTGAAGATAAGCTGCCTGAGCTTTCAGCGGAGCGGAATACAGAGGCACAGATTCGGACGATGTTTGAATATTTACGAAATCCGGAAAAAGTAGTAATATTGGACTAA
- a CDS encoding ASCH domain-containing protein encodes MSNKEKIKLLWKEYTQLHPQAADNYDAWAFGDSPQMADELLDLVIRGIKTGTASNYDIFETCDETFPQVGGHSIVLDGSGDPRAIIVTTDVQIIPFDEVSAEFAYTEGEGDRTLKSWRHDHEQFFTRESLKFLNKPFDPKMKVVCENFRVVYTKD; translated from the coding sequence ATGAGCAACAAAGAGAAGATTAAGTTATTGTGGAAAGAATACACCCAGCTTCATCCACAAGCAGCGGATAACTATGACGCCTGGGCCTTTGGTGACAGTCCCCAGATGGCCGATGAGCTGCTCGATCTGGTGATTCGTGGGATCAAGACAGGAACTGCTTCGAATTATGATATATTTGAAACTTGTGACGAGACGTTTCCACAAGTTGGCGGTCACAGTATCGTGCTGGATGGATCTGGTGATCCGCGGGCAATAATTGTTACTACAGATGTACAAATTATACCTTTTGATGAGGTTAGCGCTGAGTTTGCCTATACTGAAGGAGAAGGTGACCGGACGCTTAAGTCATGGCGTCATGATCATGAGCAGTTCTTCACCAGAGAATCCTTAAAATTCTTAAACAAACCCTTTGATCCAAAGATGAAAGTTGTTTGTGAGAACTTTAGAGTGGTATATACAAAAGACTAA
- a CDS encoding ABC-F family ATP-binding cassette domain-containing protein — protein MIIQCQNVQKYHGAQLVLNSITFDIRQGEKIGLIGRNGCGKTTLFHLLNGEERPDEGQISIRKGSVVGLLAQIQEVNEKETVYDVLQRSFAEPLQWQHRLRELELKMSSFNSGTDETLWNRLLKEYGSLQDKFEAAGGYEIESSIQRVASGLGIGTGQYSRLFASLSGGEKTKVGLAELLLRRPDILLLDEPTNHLDMSAIEWLEQFLQSYDGTVLAISHDRYFLDAVVKKVIEIEDGEAFTFHTNYSGYQVEKETQLLQQFADYQEQQKKIKQMQESIKRLIEFGNRGTPPNPSFYRRAASMQKALDRMVKVKRPILERKSMDLQLQQNDRSGNQVVILEDIGKAYGQRSLFAEANEVLRYGETTALIGGNGAGKSTLLRIILGQETPDSGSCTLGSRTVVGYLAQEAVPENNKQSVLRYFREEAGLEEGEARRQLARFLFYGPDVFKDITNLSGGEWTRLRFAVLMHRKPNLLILDEPTNHLDIDSREALEEALEEFPGTVLAVSHDRYFINRLFHKLWSIEDGRFGVFNGNYEYYKEKQAEKALLAPSFADQAKPVSAERTSSRPDKPQSNDSGKETNAKSTSSRRKNATFDWETAIAEVEERLGVIDAKMLDPLISSDAAELAELQQERDAIQEQLDELYTGWMETTGL, from the coding sequence ATGATCATCCAATGCCAAAATGTTCAAAAATACCACGGGGCACAACTCGTGCTGAATAGCATTACCTTCGATATCCGCCAAGGGGAAAAAATCGGCCTGATCGGCCGCAACGGCTGTGGCAAAACGACACTATTCCACCTGCTGAACGGGGAGGAACGCCCCGATGAAGGGCAAATCTCAATACGCAAAGGCAGCGTAGTAGGTCTGTTAGCTCAAATTCAAGAAGTTAACGAAAAAGAAACCGTATATGATGTTCTGCAGCGCAGCTTTGCCGAACCTTTGCAATGGCAGCACCGCCTGCGGGAGCTTGAGCTGAAAATGTCCAGCTTTAACAGCGGAACGGATGAAACCCTCTGGAATCGGCTGCTGAAAGAATATGGCAGCTTGCAGGATAAGTTCGAGGCCGCCGGAGGTTACGAGATCGAATCCTCTATTCAGCGCGTAGCCTCGGGTCTCGGGATTGGAACCGGACAATACAGCCGATTGTTCGCCTCTCTTTCAGGAGGAGAAAAAACAAAAGTCGGACTTGCGGAGCTGCTGCTGCGCCGTCCAGACATCCTTCTATTGGATGAACCAACCAATCATCTCGATATGAGCGCCATTGAATGGTTGGAGCAATTTTTACAGAGTTATGATGGAACAGTGCTTGCGATCTCCCATGACCGTTACTTTCTGGACGCTGTAGTCAAGAAAGTGATCGAGATTGAGGATGGCGAGGCCTTTACCTTCCATACCAACTACAGCGGCTACCAAGTGGAGAAGGAAACACAACTTCTTCAACAATTTGCCGATTATCAAGAGCAGCAGAAAAAAATAAAACAAATGCAGGAAAGCATCAAACGTCTCATTGAATTTGGCAATCGCGGGACACCTCCTAACCCTTCCTTTTACCGGAGAGCAGCATCCATGCAAAAAGCACTGGATCGTATGGTGAAGGTTAAACGTCCTATTCTGGAGCGCAAATCGATGGATTTGCAGCTACAGCAAAATGACCGTTCCGGTAATCAGGTTGTCATATTGGAGGATATCGGAAAAGCATATGGTCAGCGAAGCCTTTTCGCAGAGGCAAACGAAGTGCTTCGCTACGGAGAGACTACGGCACTCATCGGCGGTAACGGAGCAGGTAAAAGTACACTTTTAAGAATTATTTTAGGGCAGGAAACCCCGGACAGCGGAAGCTGTACACTCGGCTCAAGAACTGTGGTCGGCTACCTCGCACAAGAGGCTGTTCCTGAAAATAACAAACAGTCTGTACTCCGCTACTTCCGCGAAGAAGCTGGACTTGAAGAAGGTGAAGCACGCAGGCAGCTTGCACGTTTCCTATTTTATGGTCCCGATGTATTCAAAGACATTACGAATCTGTCCGGTGGTGAATGGACCCGCCTGCGTTTCGCTGTACTAATGCATCGCAAGCCAAATCTGCTGATTCTGGATGAGCCGACCAATCATCTGGACATAGATTCTCGTGAAGCACTCGAAGAAGCATTAGAGGAATTTCCAGGCACGGTTCTGGCGGTATCTCATGACCGTTATTTCATCAATCGCCTATTTCACAAACTATGGTCCATTGAAGACGGGCGGTTTGGAGTGTTCAACGGAAACTATGAATATTACAAGGAAAAACAAGCTGAAAAAGCATTACTAGCTCCCTCTTTTGCGGATCAAGCTAAACCTGTCTCTGCAGAACGAACAAGTTCACGCCCTGATAAGCCTCAATCTAACGATTCAGGGAAAGAAACCAACGCTAAATCCACCAGTTCCCGTAGGAAAAACGCCACCTTCGACTGGGAAACGGCCATTGCAGAGGTAGAGGAACGCCTTGGCGTGATCGATGCTAAGATGTTAGATCCCCTGATCAGCAGCGATGCAGCTGAACTTGCTGAGCTGCAACAAGAACGTGATGCGATACAGGAACAGTTGGATGAGCTCTATACAGGATGGATGGAGACAACTGGTCTATAG
- a CDS encoding PH domain-containing protein, which produces MALFDGLMGNASQVNLTEVQREYAQILAPQEKIERAYKLIRDMFIFTDKRLILVDKQGLTGKKTEYHSIPYKSISHYSVETAGHFDLDAELCIYISSSTLPVKKTFNKSVNIYEVQAVLSQYILK; this is translated from the coding sequence ATGGCACTTTTTGACGGATTAATGGGCAATGCATCACAAGTAAATCTTACGGAGGTCCAGCGGGAATACGCACAAATTCTTGCTCCTCAGGAGAAAATCGAACGCGCCTATAAGCTGATTAGAGATATGTTCATTTTTACGGACAAGCGGCTTATTCTGGTGGATAAACAAGGTCTGACGGGCAAGAAAACAGAATATCATTCGATCCCTTACAAAAGCATCTCGCATTATTCCGTGGAGACGGCAGGGCATTTTGACCTGGATGCGGAGCTATGTATCTACATTTCCAGCAGCACGCTTCCGGTGAAGAAGACCTTCAATAAATCCGTAAATATTTACGAGGTGCAGGCCGTGTTATCGCAATATATTTTAAAATAA
- the ggt gene encoding gamma-glutamyltransferase: MAEKPVIGTKTMVVSPHYLASAAGARMLEKGGNAFDAAVAISATLAVVYPHMTGLGGDSFWLTYNTQEARVRAYNGSGRSGYGVRRSSYAGEAFIPRRGIRSAITVPGMADSWDAILSKYGRFMLAEVLEPAIGYALEGFPLSPDQRNNMAVAGSALSPEAAAIYTPGGVIPCAGSRFQQKQLAATLRTLAAGGRDAFYKGKIAEDICDYMLATGGYLTRDDFADHQGDWVEPIHTDYHGHTVYQVPPNSQGFTGLMSLNLLEHYNFEAIGHGSYEYYHLLVEALKLSFRDRDRVLTDPDFSAIPLEQLLDKRYAGQLAPTISMQKAAQLTSQPIGSDTAYAAVVDEDGNAVSFIQSLYFEFGSGVAAGDTGILLQNRGSFFSLDPGHINTLEPHKRSFHTLMPAMACREGKPAILYGTQGGEGQPQTQTLLLTRMLHYGMNPQTAVNEPRFVWGRTWGEPTQELKVESRVADEVLADLAAAGHIVRKVDDYDGIMGHAHMISIDDNGYRSGGTDRRCDGAAIGW, from the coding sequence ATGGCGGAGAAACCCGTAATAGGCACAAAAACTATGGTAGTTAGCCCCCATTATTTAGCCTCGGCTGCTGGTGCACGTATGTTGGAAAAAGGGGGTAATGCCTTTGATGCAGCGGTGGCGATCAGTGCGACACTAGCTGTTGTATATCCGCATATGACGGGGCTAGGCGGAGATTCCTTTTGGTTGACCTATAACACGCAAGAGGCGCGTGTTCGGGCCTATAACGGAAGCGGGCGCTCCGGGTACGGAGTCCGCAGAAGCAGCTATGCCGGGGAAGCTTTCATCCCGCGGCGGGGGATTCGCAGCGCCATTACGGTGCCGGGGATGGCGGACAGTTGGGATGCCATACTGAGTAAGTATGGCCGCTTTATGCTGGCGGAGGTACTGGAGCCTGCCATTGGTTATGCTTTGGAGGGATTTCCGCTGTCGCCGGATCAGCGGAATAACATGGCTGTTGCGGGCTCTGCGCTGTCGCCGGAGGCGGCAGCGATTTACACGCCAGGCGGCGTGATTCCTTGTGCTGGATCGCGATTCCAGCAAAAACAGCTGGCGGCCACCCTGCGGACATTGGCGGCGGGTGGGCGGGATGCTTTTTATAAGGGGAAGATTGCGGAGGACATCTGTGACTATATGCTGGCAACTGGCGGGTATTTGACTCGGGATGACTTTGCGGATCATCAGGGGGATTGGGTCGAGCCGATTCATACGGATTATCACGGGCATACGGTATATCAAGTGCCGCCTAATTCTCAAGGTTTCACTGGACTAATGAGTCTTAATTTATTGGAACATTACAATTTTGAAGCAATCGGGCATGGTTCGTATGAATATTATCACCTGCTTGTTGAAGCGTTGAAGCTAAGCTTCCGCGATCGGGATAGGGTGCTTACAGATCCGGATTTTAGTGCTATTCCTTTGGAGCAGCTGCTGGATAAACGTTATGCAGGACAATTAGCGCCTACCATCTCGATGCAAAAAGCTGCACAACTGACAAGTCAGCCTATCGGCAGTGATACAGCTTATGCTGCGGTTGTGGATGAGGACGGGAATGCGGTCTCTTTTATTCAGAGTCTGTATTTTGAATTTGGTTCGGGCGTGGCCGCTGGGGATACTGGGATTCTGCTGCAGAATCGAGGTTCGTTTTTTTCGCTGGACCCCGGGCACATCAATACGCTTGAGCCGCATAAGCGCAGCTTCCACACACTGATGCCAGCGATGGCCTGCCGCGAGGGCAAACCTGCGATTCTGTACGGGACGCAAGGTGGCGAAGGTCAACCACAGACTCAAACCCTGCTGCTCACACGGATGCTGCATTATGGCATGAATCCACAAACGGCTGTGAATGAGCCGCGTTTTGTGTGGGGGAGAACGTGGGGGGAGCCTACGCAAGAGCTAAAGGTGGAGAGCAGGGTAGCTGATGAGGTGCTGGCAGATTTGGCCGCAGCCGGTCATATTGTCCGGAAAGTAGATGACTATGATGGGATTATGGGTCACGCTCACATGATTTCGATAGATGACAATGGATACCGCAGTGGGGGAACGGACCGACGCTGCGATGGTGCGGCGATTGGGTGGTAG
- a CDS encoding amidase family protein, producing the protein MDNRYGAFIDPELTVESLGSGILDGLTFAVKDVFAVAGHSSSAGNPDWLRSHHPSTEHAVAVHRLLLSGATLRGAAHTDELMYSLGGENHHYGTPINPRAVGRIPGGSSSGSAVAVASGSVDFALGTDTGGSIRVPSSYCGVYGFRPTHGAVDFQGVIPLSPAFDTVGWVSDRLDVLQKVGEVLLVAGSTSVKTSKKIGSSLEETVGKSIEKNVLENLENNLEGDMVKTDKNNLEKSQKESLETILEKRIEKSTEKSTEKILEIGPENKVKKNMEDKNKMGTLFVATDCWALVNLENAAILSEGLRCLRSGADHLMEIEIALEGLKVWMDVFRELQGNEIWETHGVWIENEKPVFGPDIAARFSWAASLAEEDHSVAQCKQKEISNHLRLLLGEDNCLVIPTVPGPAPLRGGDLRQLEVNRSGAMMLSCIAGLAGLPQVTLPMLSTSRLPLGLSVIAGHGQDLRLLSWVNEVWQQS; encoded by the coding sequence TTGGATAATCGGTATGGTGCGTTTATAGATCCTGAGCTTACGGTTGAGAGTTTAGGAAGCGGGATATTGGATGGACTGACCTTTGCAGTAAAAGATGTATTTGCTGTAGCTGGACACAGCTCTTCTGCAGGTAATCCTGATTGGCTGCGTAGCCATCATCCGTCCACGGAGCATGCGGTGGCTGTACATCGTTTACTGTTGTCGGGTGCTACACTTCGTGGTGCTGCCCATACGGATGAGCTGATGTACAGTCTGGGCGGCGAGAACCATCATTATGGAACGCCGATTAATCCGCGTGCTGTAGGTCGTATCCCAGGCGGATCTTCAAGTGGTTCGGCAGTAGCGGTAGCTTCTGGTAGTGTTGATTTTGCGCTCGGAACAGATACCGGTGGCTCAATTCGAGTACCTTCCTCTTATTGCGGAGTATATGGCTTCCGGCCAACGCATGGAGCTGTGGATTTTCAAGGTGTTATTCCATTATCTCCGGCTTTTGATACAGTTGGCTGGGTGTCGGATCGCTTGGATGTGCTCCAGAAGGTAGGGGAAGTGTTACTTGTGGCTGGGAGTACATCTGTAAAGACGTCGAAGAAAATAGGAAGTAGTCTAGAAGAAACTGTAGGGAAGAGCATAGAGAAGAATGTATTGGAAAATTTAGAGAACAACTTAGAGGGAGACATGGTGAAGACTGATAAAAATAATTTAGAAAAGAGCCAGAAGGAAAGTTTAGAAACGATTTTGGAGAAACGTATTGAGAAGAGTACTGAGAAGAGTACGGAGAAAATTTTAGAGATTGGCCCGGAAAACAAGGTAAAAAAGAATATGGAAGACAAAAATAAAATGGGTACTTTATTTGTTGCTACTGACTGCTGGGCTTTGGTTAATCTGGAGAATGCAGCTATTTTATCGGAGGGATTAAGGTGTTTGCGATCCGGGGCAGATCATCTCATGGAGATAGAGATTGCTTTGGAGGGGTTAAAGGTCTGGATGGATGTTTTTAGAGAATTGCAGGGTAATGAAATTTGGGAAACTCATGGCGTTTGGATTGAGAACGAGAAACCAGTCTTTGGACCTGATATTGCAGCGCGATTCTCGTGGGCTGCCAGTTTGGCGGAAGAGGATCATAGCGTTGCACAATGTAAGCAAAAAGAGATTTCTAATCATTTGCGCTTGCTGCTAGGAGAGGACAATTGTCTTGTGATTCCGACAGTTCCGGGACCAGCGCCGCTGCGTGGAGGGGATTTGCGCCAATTGGAGGTGAATCGTAGTGGTGCGATGATGTTGAGTTGCATAGCTGGGTTGGCAGGTTTGCCTCAGGTAACATTACCTATGCTCTCCACAAGTAGATTGCCACTGGGATTATCCGTTATTGCCGGACATGGTCAGGATCTCCGGTTACTCTCTTGGGTGAATGAAGTGTGGCAGCAGTCTTGA